The following proteins are encoded in a genomic region of Thermocrinis sp.:
- the rho gene encoding transcription termination factor Rho, which produces MEESQIQERKIYSYEELKKLSFSELQKIGRELDLKRVTGLRKEELMESILQAQAQLEGLNFIKGVLEILPEGYGFIRRQENNYMPNSNDVYVAPSQIKKFGLRTGDVIVGFARPPQEREKYQALIKIETVSGLSPNPDILKARPQFEKLTPFHPTERFKLETTPEELSTRVVSLIAPIGKGQRGLIVAPPKAGKTVLLQKIAKAIIQNHPEVYLIILLIDERPEEVTEMRRIVGEGAEVVASTFDEPPERHMQVAELVIEKAKRMVELGKDVVILLDSMTRFGRASNAVTPSTGRVLSGGIEATALQRPKKFFGAARNIEEGGSLTIIATALIETGSRMDDVIYEEFKGTGNMEIHLDRRLMERRIFPAINIEKSGTRKEELLLEEWELQRIWVLRKFLATMDPIEAMEFLLDKLRKFKTNKDFLKAMHS; this is translated from the coding sequence ATGGAGGAATCCCAAATTCAGGAGAGAAAGATTTATTCATACGAAGAGTTAAAGAAGCTCTCCTTCTCCGAGCTTCAGAAAATAGGTAGAGAGTTAGACCTGAAGCGGGTTACTGGACTTAGGAAGGAAGAGCTTATGGAAAGTATCCTGCAGGCGCAAGCCCAACTGGAAGGTTTGAACTTCATAAAAGGTGTGTTGGAAATATTACCTGAAGGTTATGGTTTTATAAGAAGACAGGAAAATAATTACATGCCTAACTCCAACGATGTTTATGTGGCACCATCTCAGATAAAGAAATTTGGCCTTAGAACTGGAGATGTAATAGTAGGTTTTGCAAGGCCGCCCCAAGAGAGGGAAAAGTACCAAGCTCTTATAAAAATAGAAACAGTTTCTGGTTTGAGCCCAAACCCAGACATTTTAAAAGCAAGACCCCAATTTGAAAAGCTTACCCCCTTTCATCCCACAGAAAGGTTTAAGTTGGAAACCACACCGGAAGAGCTGTCCACAAGGGTAGTAAGTCTGATAGCCCCCATAGGCAAGGGGCAAAGAGGACTTATCGTGGCACCCCCAAAAGCTGGTAAAACTGTGCTTTTGCAAAAAATAGCAAAGGCAATCATACAGAACCATCCGGAGGTCTACCTGATTATCCTTCTAATAGACGAAAGGCCCGAGGAAGTGACAGAAATGAGAAGGATCGTGGGCGAAGGGGCCGAAGTTGTTGCTTCTACTTTTGACGAGCCACCAGAAAGGCACATGCAGGTGGCAGAGCTGGTAATAGAAAAGGCAAAGAGGATGGTAGAGCTGGGAAAAGATGTGGTCATACTTTTGGACTCTATGACACGCTTTGGCAGAGCTTCCAACGCAGTAACTCCATCTACGGGTAGGGTCCTATCTGGTGGCATAGAGGCAACCGCCCTTCAAAGACCTAAGAAGTTCTTCGGTGCTGCAAGAAACATAGAAGAGGGAGGCTCTTTGACTATAATAGCTACCGCTCTTATAGAAACTGGTTCAAGGATGGACGATGTTATATACGAGGAGTTCAAAGGCACAGGAAACATGGAAATACACTTGGATAGAAGACTTATGGAAAGAAGGATATTCCCAGCCATAAACATTGAAAAGTCTGGCACAAGGAAGGAAGAGCTTTTACTTGAAGAGTGGGAACTGCAAAGAATATGGGTTCTAAGAAAGTTTTTGGCAACGATGGACCCCATAGAGGCTATGGAGTTTCTACTGGACAAGCTCAGAAAGTTCAAGACAAACAAAGACTTTCTAAAAGCCATGCACTCTTGA
- the mnmE gene encoding tRNA uridine-5-carboxymethylaminomethyl(34) synthesis GTPase MnmE, with amino-acid sequence MKQREPIVAIATPYGESAIGVVRLSGLGVLEKVLPFVKTKGKIKERYAHLVKLFDERGEQIDEGIMIYYKAPKSYTGEDMVELFLHGNPLILKRVVELFLNNGVRMAQRGEFTKRAFLNGKIDLLQAEAVGDLIGAKSELALKSALRQLRGDLSEFIKPLREKLINLCAFVEASIEFEDQDIPTISKQEIIESLKDILDKIESLLSTVKTGEFLRKGLNLAIVGKPNVGKSSLFNRLLGTQRAIVTDIPGTTRDFLQEPLNLEGIPINLIDTAGIRHSLDPVERIGIQRSIEKLNSAHLILFVAQAHEPLQEEDLYIYSLVKDKNHIVVLNKVDLGFWDGHMETFKNFVKVSAKSGEGLQELKDLVLEVVGRSMGEGLYISIRHADLLQKSSEVIKLVLNKINREEVSPEILMLYLREIQSYLDELVGEIATEEILGEIFSNFCIGK; translated from the coding sequence ATGAAACAAAGAGAACCCATAGTAGCCATAGCTACACCATACGGAGAAAGTGCTATAGGTGTTGTAAGGTTAAGTGGTCTTGGCGTGCTTGAAAAGGTTTTGCCTTTTGTAAAGACAAAGGGGAAAATAAAAGAGAGGTATGCCCATCTTGTTAAGCTCTTTGACGAAAGAGGAGAGCAGATAGACGAGGGAATAATGATTTACTACAAAGCTCCCAAAAGCTATACGGGAGAGGATATGGTGGAGTTATTTTTGCACGGAAACCCTCTTATTCTCAAAAGGGTTGTTGAGCTTTTCTTGAACAATGGAGTTAGAATGGCTCAGAGGGGAGAATTTACCAAGAGGGCTTTTTTGAATGGAAAGATAGACCTGCTTCAGGCGGAAGCTGTTGGGGACCTAATAGGAGCAAAGTCAGAGCTAGCGCTAAAAAGCGCTCTAAGACAGCTAAGAGGAGATCTATCGGAGTTTATAAAACCGCTTAGGGAAAAACTTATTAACCTCTGCGCCTTTGTGGAAGCAAGCATAGAGTTTGAAGATCAAGACATCCCCACTATCAGCAAGCAGGAGATAATAGAGTCTCTTAAAGATATCTTGGATAAGATAGAGAGCTTGCTTTCTACTGTAAAAACGGGAGAGTTTTTGAGAAAGGGTCTTAACTTGGCTATTGTGGGAAAGCCAAACGTAGGTAAGTCTTCGCTTTTTAACAGATTGCTTGGAACCCAAAGGGCTATAGTAACGGACATACCAGGCACCACAAGGGACTTTTTGCAAGAACCTCTGAACTTGGAAGGTATTCCCATAAACCTCATAGACACAGCGGGGATAAGACACTCTTTGGACCCAGTGGAGAGGATAGGTATCCAAAGGAGCATAGAGAAATTAAACAGCGCGCACTTGATACTTTTCGTAGCCCAAGCCCACGAGCCACTTCAAGAAGAAGACCTTTACATATATTCCCTCGTCAAGGATAAGAACCACATCGTAGTGTTAAACAAGGTGGATCTGGGATTCTGGGATGGGCACATGGAAACGTTTAAAAACTTTGTTAAGGTTAGTGCTAAAAGTGGGGAAGGTCTGCAAGAGTTAAAAGATCTTGTGCTAGAAGTAGTGGGGAGAAGTATGGGCGAGGGACTTTATATTTCAATCAGACATGCAGACCTCTTGCAAAAATCCTCAGAGGTGATAAAATTAGTATTGAATAAAATAAACAGAGAAGAGGTGTCCCCAGAAATCCTAATGCTTTATCTGAGAGAGATCCAAAGTTATTTGGACGAATTGGTAGGTGAAATAGCAACAGAGGAAATTTTAGGAGAAATATTTTCTAATTTCTGTATAGGCAAGTAA